In the genome of Oncorhynchus mykiss isolate Arlee chromosome 30, USDA_OmykA_1.1, whole genome shotgun sequence, the window TATTATCTGTCTCCCCTCAAAAACACAATGTCACTTCTGGGAACAAAGCAGTGCTTGAGAGATTGACCTGGGTCTAGGTGCTATTGGGTAAAGAAGAAGTGACTGGTGCTCTCCTAATACGAGGAGCAAGGGGCTAAAACACACGATTAGCAGGTCACTAGCCTACCATTCATAATTTGTCAAGACCTTATTTatgggttgagtgtgtgtgtgtgtttgtgtctgaccTGGGGAAGTTGTCAACGGGGGCCCAGTCCCTAGCGTCAGGGAAACAGAACTGGGGGATGACCTTCAGTTGGTCCTCTGTTTCCCGCATGAACTTGAAGCTTCTCTCCAGCTGACACAGGGAGAATAACAGGTCAGCTGCAGTACCACATCTGATATTATCTCACACACAAACTCTAGACAGAGAGCACACACAATTTAACACAACTACAGGGATGCATGTGTAAAACTCACAAAGACACATTCTGGTCTGGTAGGTCACATACAAAAACACCAGACACTTACTTGTGTTTTATACATCATTTTTTCACTGATTATATGGCCAATGCATATCCAGTTGGTGGAGGACTAAGTGTCAGCTCTGCCTACCTTCAGGGGGAACTGCTGAGTGACCTCTGGTAGGTAAGGAGCTCCAGCCTGGGTCTTATGGAGGGCCACCACTATGAAGTACTCAAACAGCTTCCTTTCCTGTAGGTCCATCAGGTCCCTCTCCAGTGTCCGGTACCGCCCCGTCTGCCTCAACATGGACTGCACTGACGACAGACGCTGGCTGTGAactgaaacaacaacatacaCTTTAACCAAAGGAAGGACATCCTCCAGACAATAATGCCCCCTCTACAAAGGAGAGAGTCCTAtacacgtttgttttactatccttgtgaggaccaaACTTTTGATTCACatttaaaatcctattttccctaacccctaaccctaaccctaaccattaacctaaccttaaccttaaccccaaacccataactctaactcctaaccttaaccttaaacctaacccctaagcctaaaatagtaACTTTCTTTGTGGGGACCGGCGAAATGTCCCCACATGTTTAAATGTTCCTTGTTTTaatatccttgtgaggacttctgttccccacaaggatagtaaaaccaaaaacacacacagatatttgAGATCTCCTCACCTTTCAATTTCTCCTCTGTGTCACTCTCCGACTCACTGTTCTCATCTGTCACTGCATCAAAGACAAAAAAGAGTGAGGTTCAGCTCTTGTTAACTTGAGGCCCCCCTTGATGTTCCTGGAAGGTCTCCCCCAGCCTCACCTCTCCCTGAGTTGGACTCAGTAGACTGAGACACCCTCTTCATGCGTTTCTTCCCTCTCCTTGCTTCAAAGATGCTGTTGATCTTCAGCACCATCTGTATTGAGGAGAAGCAGGACAACAACAGTCAGCAACCTTAGCTTCTCAGAACCACCCACTCACTACATAATTAACCTGGAACTGGGTGCCAGGCTAGTTCTGCTTTATTAGCCAACTCGTTTGTCATTACCATGCCAAAAAAGGCAATTACGGAGGTATTGTTGGCAGAGGCATTAGCAGACTGGCAGCCAGACTGGCAGGAACCACATAATGCCATTCAGAGCTTTTGGGAGACATTCTCTCTAGAGAAAATATATTATCAAAAGAAATCTTCTcaactgtctgtctcctgtctaacCACATCATTTTAACTGTCTCTGTCCTTCTGCACTAGATTGGGACATATGAGAGTAGTAGACTGCCTGGAAATCAATGGGAATGGGGGGAAGTTTCAGTAGCCTAGTATCCCCCTCCTTTACCCTGGGGATCTTCCTGCGCCTGCGGTTGTAAGGGTCTCCTGAGAGGTTTGGGGTGTCGTCAGGGCtactgggggtggagggggggctGATGCGGGAGGGTGAGGAAAAGCCGGTGTCCCGGTTGGTCTTGCGCGGGTCCAGGAGCTTGAAGCTGCGACGTTCTGAGTTCTGCCTGAAGAAAACTGGCTTTGAGGAGAGCTGGTgggagatagaggaggaagagcaggagatatagggggagggggaggagatgtGTATCAATATGTATGTTTGTTCACTTCTCTTGAAATTGTGTAGTGGGCCTTTATTGCCTTTGAAGATTAGTTCACAATCTAATCACTATAAGAGGTTGATCACTATGCTGTAACCACATTCACTATACGCAGAATGCACATTACTAGCAAGGAGAATTCATTCTAGTGTATCGTCTTATGTACCTTGGTTGGTGTGTCGGGGACTGGGCCTGACGGGGAGGAGATGGGTAAAGAGCACTTGTTTCCAAGGCAACTTCTCTCCAACTCTATATCTTCGTAAGGGTTCTCCTTTGACGGAGGGTCTATAGAGGAATCAGAACAGAAAGCATCCCATTAACACACAGCAACTGTCACCTCCATTCTACACTTAGCGACACACTGTGATCCTACCGAACCACGGTTCTAATGTCCAACGTTATTCATTTGACGCCAATTTTCTCAAATGAGTGCTCTAATTCATTGATGGTATGTTTTGGTTGTTTGCTCCAGATTTGCGTATGTACAGACCTGCCAGCAGCAGAGCTTGCTTGCAACCAAGCTAATATTTCACCAAGATAAACTGCATCAGTATGTGACTGATCCTTCCAGTAACTCTAAACATGGCTGTGTGTGCAGATAAGATTaaggcagggacagagaggccCATTTTCCAGAGCCGGGGCTCATCTCTTCTCCCCTGTCGATTCATCCACCAGATGGACCTGTTGGAGGGGGACATCAGATTGGGACCACGACagccagctcctctcctctcctctcctctcctctcctctcctctcctctcctctcctcctcctcctcctcctcctcctcctcctcctcctctccaatcctctcctcctcccatcctctcctctcagaaaATCAAGGAATCAGCTAGATCAATGGCTGTTTCAAGTGactaatatcactgactgactATACTACTCAAAGTCTGTGCTACTGAGATTTAACTTAGTGAGAGTTATTGCTCTCTTTATCTGTAACAGCACACTGGAGTTGTGTAGAGTTGTTAAGAGTATGTATGGTGTAGACTATAGACGGCCCTATGAGAATACACTCAGACCTAGCCCAGTTATCATAATGCACTGTCCcgcctttgtctctctctctctgtagctccaGCTCTAGCTCTTTCTCCAGTTGGCTCTTATGAGTTACCTAACCCATGGGCAGCTGGGGGTTCGGTGGACCATGTCGGAGAATTCACTCTAAGTACTACACTGTGACACTGTAAGAAACGACAGACTAAGTATAGGCATCATCTAAATGCAATTAAAAACACCATTTGATTGTTATGGTTAAGCCCTACAGCACTGACCTGAATATACCTTACATGTAACAAGCAATCCTCATAACACAACAGTGTGAGTGATGAAAACCATAGAAATATGGATAATGTTGCTAAAAATGCCCCGGGGGACTAAGTCACGCAAATATGCCCCCCACAGCAGCCTCAGAGACAATCACACAGCAGACCAGCTCACCTAAGACCTCACAAAACATGGAAAAGGCAGAAGGTGGGGTTAGTATAACAGAGAAAACAATAACGCAGGAACGTAGGTAAGAGCAGCTGCCATTACAAATAACAATTCTGAAGCAGCGTGCCTCTTCTAAATTAAAAGGCTACAGAAACACAGAAAGAACACGCACAAAAGAAAACATAACCTTAGTTACacctgggtcgtgttcagtagGTAGAAAACTTTTTGGTACAGAGTGAAATGGGGAGGTACTACCTAAACATGTCCAATAAAAGCGTTTTGCTACGGTGtaccctactgaacatgacctcGAACTCTGTGGCAGTGACTTTTCTCTGAACTCTTTGAGCAGAGGGGCCCATGGCCCAAGTCAACCCTTACAGAGGGCTTCCACTGTTCTACAGTGTTAGGAACATATAGGAATACCGGCATATGTGGTCCATGCAGGAAACCCACAGCTATGGTGTTGCAAACCAACCAACAACTCCAACCAACTGAGAAATAGTTATACAAACATATATTTAAGACCAGAGTGTGTTACCTAGGATATCCTCGTAGACGTTCTCCTCTGATAAAGTGCGTGTGAGGCCAAGTCGTGACTGAGCGTACCAGTCCACCCTGCTGCTCTCTGACGACGACTGCAGCAGATCCTCAAACTCATAGGACTTCCTGtaggagagacacacatacacacacacatatcaaccAGGTGGGAAATATATAATTGTGTAAGCGTGAGTCATctctggtcctctgtagctcagttggtagagcatgctgCTTGTATAGctagggtagtgggtttgattcccaggaccacccatatgtGCCCCACcagtatgcatgcatgactgtaagttgctctggataaaagcatctgctaaatggcttatattattattattcataataTTTTACTTTAAGGGTCACAAATaatgcaggttgacgtttattgtcatgagtgTTGTCCTGGatgcagaactgagcgatttcccctTGGATAGGCCagttgcaaagtcaaaattggctataatatagaaatgaatgaaaacaaaaataagctttttggtcttaatttaaggttagggttagcagtgttaaggttagggttaggtttaaaatcagattttatgattttgtggctgtgccagctggTGACCACACTGCAGAACTGCCTTCGGAACAAGACTGATGAAGAAAAAGGCTAACCTGCACAGATAATCTGGCTATGGCTCAACTGTATTGGCTCGCGGTGAAAAAACGCAAGATGAACTGTTTGCATATTCTCTCTCTACTTCTGGGACCTGGGTAAGAGCTAAGAAAGACACACATTTCTGTCTCGAACAAATACCCATCCATGTAGATGGAaaaggtgtgttgtgtgtgcctgcgtgtgtctgcctgcgcatgtgtgtgttgtgtgagacggacggacggacggacggacggacgcacGCTTCTCTTGGACAGCTCTGAATGCCCGTCTCTGTGTGTTCTCCAGAGCTGCCTAACAGTCTGGCCCAGTGGGGAAACAGACAGCATCTCTTCCAATAGTCCAGCTATTGTACTGTAAAACTTCTAGAGAAAGACTAAGGCTGCATCCaacatgacaccctattccctgtatggtgcactacttttgaccagagtcccaaataggctctggtcaaaagtagtgcactatttagggaatagggtgccattttgggcacACACTGACTGAGGTTGACTTCACAAAGGTTTTTGAAAATACAGACCTCAGCAGTGTGAAGCCTCCACATATGGTTTGGAATGTTACACAGCCAGACTTGGGCTAACAATACTGCAGTCTACTGAAGAAATCAATTGAAACATTTGAATCCACATTTGTACTTTCGTTGGATACTTGAAAACATGTATTGTGTTTTTAGAAGCCTTTTGTTTTTGCAGGTTGAGTTTATTGGGATGAATGATTTCCACTAGATAGGCCATCCATAAAGTCAGAATTGACAATGTATTATCAAAATTCCTGTGGCCGATACGTAAACTTATTAAATAtcggtgatactatcaagagcagtgtgcggtttcctttttccttcacaTTATCAAAATtcctgaaaacaaaaatgtgcttgtTGTCTTTAATTTTACATATAGGGTTAGTATTAAGATTAGCAttgtggttaaagttagggtttaggttagggttaggtttcaaatcagtttttatgactttgtggctgtgccagctagtggcTACCTTTCAGAGCTGCCTCCAATATAtgagtcatcccaataaatgGCAACATCCGCCTTTAGTGTCTCTTGTAGGACAGTTTAAGAACACACATTACACACGGACACTTCATGGCTAGCTGCTCATAGTTGAAAATGGAGCCATAGAATTACTCATACATAAGCCATTGATATTCCAAGGGCCACTCTACCACAGACACACAATGTAATATGTTATTGTTTCCTGCCAGGAGTCTCTTGGCATGGTTCAGTGGTCCATGTGTACATTCCACAGCTCCAACCAATGACCTCATCCTCTAGAATGATGAGTAGAATGAGGATGACATCATCACCCCCTCTGATTCATTGCAGATGTGCAGAATGAGAGGCTAAACTGGATGACAGGATAAAGTATGCGGGGTTGGGGAAAAACATGTACGGGCAAAGATGTCACTAAGTTTCACTGAGTTTACATAAAATGCTGTACGGATAGAAAATACTGTACCACCGACCTTTTGCTGTGTAGCAATGAATTAATCTGAATCTGAGGGTGCTGTATTGCCTCCCATTTCTGTCTCATTTCATCTCTGTCTGGTCTCTTACCTATTGCTGctgtctctggttctctctgcccAGGGTCTCCTGCAGACTCCTGGAGGGGGGCAGGTGGGTAGGGGGGGCGGGGGGATGGAGGGCAGAGGGGGCAGGTTACGTCTCCCCTTTCCAAGGCCCAGGCCTGAGGCGGGGGTGCTGGGTGGGGTGTGGTGCTGGAAGGTGCGCTGGGGTTTGGGTAAGGGGTTGATGGAGGGACTGGCAGCACCAGGCTCAGTGTACACATTCTCAGGGTCACCTGACCTCCGCCGGCGCGTTGACCCCGCAACTTCCAGCGTCCCAAATATGGGCTCGTTCCCCTTCCTCTCCgccccctcctgctcctcctgggAAGGGGGGCAGAAATAGTTCCCAGGCAACACCAAGGAGGGCTTGGTGGAACCCTCTTTCATTGCCTGCTCCAGTTTCTTAATGTGAATCAAAACAGACTTCTTGTCCTTAGCTGTCTCAGTGGATTTACTACTGCCTCTGAGGGGTCCTCTATCCAGTATCACCTCTCTGTCCCTGGTAGTGGGGGCCTCAGGAGACTTAGGCCGTAAATCCCCCAGCTTTCCTGAGTTCTCCTTCCCAGAGTCCTGCCTATCCCTGGCCAACCACTTACTGTCGGACCTGTGGACCTCTGAGGTATTGGTGGTCTCCTTCTTTCGCACAGTCTCTGGTTCCTTCTGCGCTGTGTTCAGCGGGCATAGACCACTTCCAACTACAGGGGAGGTAGAAGAGGTAGGGGCggtctccttctttccctcccatTGGGAGATCTTGTCCCGGATGCTGGCGCTGGTCTTCAGACCCGCCGGGGTCTTGTTGAGTTTGCTACAGCCGGCCAGTCCATTCTCCATGGTGGTACGGGGGTCCGAGGTGGGTCTTTTGTGAGCCAGCATTGTGTCAATGGTGCCTGGCCCGTCCAGAGaggaaaccaggggagagaggggccGCTTGGAGGTGTCCCTGTCCCTGCACACCACGTCTGGCCTCTGGGGGACCACAGACTGAGCCTCAACCTTCAAGCCGCAGCACTggagcctacacacacacacacacacacacacacacacacacacattagagaaAGCAGTGCCAAACCCTTCCTGGTCAAAATAACTGTGAGCACCACACTATTTAtcatatgagtggacatataatTACTGAGCACGGTTAAATGCACACAATAATACaattgtggatagtcagattaatataagtttgtttaaaacgtttacatgctttgcaaaaacgatttccctaataatcctgttcaCATGGACACATCTAAAATCAGAAATTTTGATAAATGTAGAAAATCACCAATCCAAATAAACGTTCTACCAAAATGACCATAAAAAGGTCAGACATATAACGTGTGTATGTGAAAACTATGATGCAAACTTTCAGTTTTTCCGAACTGACTTCACTCGCAAATAAGAGGCTGCTGGTACAGATCAAGTCCTCCGCTGGAACACATTTATGCTGTTTACGTGTCCTAATATTTCAAAAGactgctcagaaaaccaggtgttttaaccGGCGTATGCTCACTTTCATTTTGACCTTATGCCGACTAAAATAAGCAGAGTAAGGTATTTACAGGACTATTTCCCTACTCGGCCTACTGCCctaatcagtttaatatcaaattattagtgtgcatgacAGCTTTCAGAAGGACATATATTTGAGTACACAAAGCATTGTAGTTATTGACAGCTCCTAATTATGGATATCCACATAATATCTCTGTCATAAACCTCTAGCCAGGTCAGATACAAAACAACTTGATTTTATGGAGTAAATGAGTAGGAATTCTCGTAAAACAACAACCCCCAGTAGAACCCAATTTGTGTCATTTCTGCATGATGACTGGGTGCTGACAGTTTGAACTCAAGGTTTTAGGTCAAAGTTTACAAGCAGCACAGCCATTTCTGGGAGGATGAAAGTGTACACAGCAAATGGAGAGGCTGGGGTAGAGACATGCATTTTGTCTAAACTAAAGCTGAACCACTAACTGACTCCATCTTGGATCAAAGCCAGTTCAAATGATTTGGCTTTAAAACAAACGGAGGAAACGTGGCCTCTGACTGCAACTTCTGATGATATCGCATTATTGTATGTATGAAATTGAAAAGTCCTGCAATTTTGAGGGAAACTTAAAGGAAACGGACTGTTCAATCGAGTACATGCTTAACTGAACGAACGACAAAGATGGAATGCAATATGTCATTTTTGGGGGAAAGGAGTTCCAATGACGGAGCTTAAGGTGCTGGATAGTTGTCAATAATTGTTGATGAAAAACGGCAAATGAGAGAATAAGGGCAAGTTGACATATGAACACAGTACAAGCCAAGAtggttgagagaga includes:
- the LOC110521406 gene encoding DENN domain-containing protein 2A: MPAASTMTGGRALLLCTNTDNCIYQSVNGLQCCGLKVEAQSVVPQRPDVVCRDRDTSKRPLSPLVSSLDGPGTIDTMLAHKRPTSDPRTTMENGLAGCSKLNKTPAGLKTSASIRDKISQWEGKKETAPTSSTSPVVGSGLCPLNTAQKEPETVRKKETTNTSEVHRSDSKWLARDRQDSGKENSGKLGDLRPKSPEAPTTRDREVILDRGPLRGSSKSTETAKDKKSVLIHIKKLEQAMKEGSTKPSLVLPGNYFCPPSQEEQEGAERKGNEPIFGTLEVAGSTRRRRSGDPENVYTEPGAASPSINPLPKPQRTFQHHTPPSTPASGLGLGKGRRNLPPLPSIPPPPLPTCPPPGVCRRPWAERTRDSSNRKSYEFEDLLQSSSESSRVDWYAQSRLGLTRTLSEENVYEDILDPPSKENPYEDIELERSCLGNKCSLPISSPSGPVPDTPTKLSSKPVFFRQNSERRSFKLLDPRKTNRDTGFSSPSRISPPSTPSSPDDTPNLSGDPYNRRRRKIPRMVLKINSIFEARRGKKRMKRVSQSTESNSGRVTDENSESESDTEEKLKVHSQRLSSVQSMLRQTGRYRTLERDLMDLQERKLFEYFIVVALHKTQAGAPYLPEVTQQFPLKLERSFKFMRETEDQLKVIPQFCFPDARDWAPVDNFPSETFSFVLTGEDGSRRFGYCRRLLPTGKSRRLPEVYCIVSRLGCFDLFSKILDEVEKRRAISPALVQPFMRGIMEAPFPAPGRTITVKNFLPGSGTEVIELCRPSDSRLEHVDFECLFSSLSLRLLLRVFASLLLERRVLFTADKLSTLSQCCHAVVALLYPFTWQHTYIPVLPPAMLDIVCTPTPFIVGLLSSSLPSLKELPIEEVLVVDLGNSRFLRQLDDEDSILPHKLQAALEHVLDKRKELASEMPTDSSSLSTVVSEAFVCFFVEMVGHYPLFMGGGDREDESGAPSSPTPSYFQREAFRKAVTSKSLKRFLEVFMETQMFAGFVAEREQRRQGLRGLFEVRSQDYLDSLPGSEQRGVNKFLKGLGNKMKFLSKK